Sequence from the Paenibacillus riograndensis SBR5 genome:
CACGGCAGACGAACTGGCGCTCCATCTTGGAACGATTCACTACGAGGTAATCTGTATGCTGGCCCACCGGGTGCCGCGTGTGTATGTACGCGAAGGCGCTGCTCCTAACCTGGTGAACCCCTTGCTGCAGACCTAATGTCTTGACCGCGTTGCTGATGCAAAGAACGGAATAGAAGGATAATGTCGTATTGACGAGTGTGACTTATGGTCTATACGAACCGCCATTTCTAGTTTATAATGGAATGCAGCATACTTGATATACTGGCGGCATATATTCCTTGTATAAAATTCCTTGTATATTGCAACACTGGAACACAAGGGCAGAAGGTTTGTGGGGGTGGAAGAGAAGGTGGCCAATTTGCAGAACACCAAAAGAATCATGATCAGCTTGCCCGATCATCTCTTGCAGGAAGTGGATGGGATCGTCCAATTGGAGAACTCCAACCGGAGTGAATTGATCAGGCAGGCCATGAAGCTGTATCTGAGCGAACGGAGGAAACGGACCATCCGCGATTCGATGCAGCGTGGCTATATGGAAATGGCTAAAATCAATTTGACCATGGCATGCGAGGCGTTTCTCGCGGAGGAAGATGCAGACAGTACTCTTGGCCGCTTAGTAAGCGGGGTGTAGATATTGATCGTTAAACGCGGCGACGTTTTTTTTGCCGACCTTTCGCCGGTGGTGGGTTCAGAACAAGGCGGAGTACGGCCGGTACTGGTCATTCAGAACGACATTGGCAATCGCTTCAGCCCGACAGTCATTGTGGCAGCCATCACTGCCCAGATTCAGAAGGCTAAACTGCCGACGCATGTAGAAATTGATGCGGCTGCTCACGGCTTTGACAGGGACTCTGTCATACTGCTGGAGCAGGTTCGGACAATTGACAAACAACGCTTAACTGATAAGATCACCCATCTGGACGATGAAACAATGAAGCTGGTGGATGATTCGCTGCAAATCAGCCTGGGACTGATTGATTTCTGAGCCGGGCAGACTTATAGATCACAGGATAATGTATGGAGAGGCACACCGGAAGATCCCGGTGTGCCTCTTTGAGCTGGCCGCAGCAATAATATCATGAATTTTACAGTGTGCTCCACCCGTGAATTGTAGTATCATGTCCATATAAATAACACTATATGTTATTTATATTTTAAAATTTGCATAAATAATTCTTGTGTTCTCAAAATAAACCCCCGTTAGATGAACCGTGTGTATTCAGTTTTAAACGTTAAATCCTGCCATTTCGCCCCTCTTGAAAGAGCTTATCAAAGGTTTTGTAAAAAAAGATTTAAAATTAACTATCGGTGTGGTATAGTGTTGTTACGTAACAATACGTTACCTATATTATGTTACATAAGTTAATCATCGATGGGAGGTATTTACAATGTATCGGATGGGACGAAAATTGGGCTTGTTAATGTTGGCGGGTTTATTGGTAGTACTGACGGCGTGCAGCGGCAATAATTCTACTCCTGCTGCCAATGGGAATGGGGATTCAAAAGGCAAGACAACAACGCTTAAGTTTTTTCACCGCTGGCCCAATGAACCAAGAAATTCGTATTTCAATTACATTAAGGAGGAATTCGAAAAACAGAATCCGGGTGTCAAAATTGAGATGGAATCCGTCCTGAACGATAACTACAAGGAGAAAATCAAGG
This genomic interval carries:
- a CDS encoding CopG family ribbon-helix-helix protein; this encodes MANLQNTKRIMISLPDHLLQEVDGIVQLENSNRSELIRQAMKLYLSERRKRTIRDSMQRGYMEMAKINLTMACEAFLAEEDADSTLGRLVSGV
- a CDS encoding type II toxin-antitoxin system PemK/MazF family toxin, whose translation is MIVKRGDVFFADLSPVVGSEQGGVRPVLVIQNDIGNRFSPTVIVAAITAQIQKAKLPTHVEIDAAAHGFDRDSVILLEQVRTIDKQRLTDKITHLDDETMKLVDDSLQISLGLIDF